The DNA sequence ACGCCGGCGGCGGCGCGCTCGGGAACGGCGGCGGCCAATTCCAGCACGTCGCCGCGGACGAGTGTGAACAGGCTGGCGTTGCGGGTGACGTGCTCGCCCGGGTTCACCGTCCGGCGCTCGATGATCCCGCCCACGGGCGCGACCACGCGGGTGTCGCCCACCTCGCGGCGGGTGCTGCCCAGGCGCGCCTGGGCGCTCGCGAGGCGGGCGCGGGCCGCGGCCACGGCACCCTCGGCCACGCGCACGTCGCGCTCGGGGATGGCGCCCTCGCGGTGAAGCTCGCGGTTCTGGTCCAGCGTCCACTGCGCGGTGCCGAGCTCGCTGCGCGCGGCCGCCACGTCGGCGTCGGCGCTGCGGGCGTTGCCGGCCTGGTCGCCCGCCTCGAACACCGCCAGCAGCTGGCCGGCACGCACGGGCTGCCCCTCGCGCACGTACACCTGCACGATGTCGCCCTCCAGCCGGGCGCGCACCTCGGC is a window from the Longimicrobium sp. genome containing:
- a CDS encoding efflux RND transporter periplasmic adaptor subunit; this encodes MHFLHSSLRAVACGILLAMAAACSKDAGAETPKGGPGGPGGGRGPSVTLAATDVATPQLMPLEDAIPVTGNLEPLERAEVRARLEGDIVQVYVREGQPVRAGQLLAVFEAGDQAGNARSADADVAAARSELGTAQWTLDQNRELHREGAIPERDVRVAEGAVAAARARLASAQARLGSTRREVGDTRVVAPVGGIIERRTVNPGEHVTRNASLFTLVRGDVLELAAAVPERAAAGVAAGQSVRFVADGSQFTGRVARISPSVDPGSRSVTVYVQVPNPDGRLRAGTFA